In Saccharothrix syringae, the following are encoded in one genomic region:
- a CDS encoding SAM-dependent methyltransferase, with translation MTTDVRSPDAVTGEDDVFTLAKGYYTARALVALWRLGLFDRAHRDGELVPDAIAAEWEVDEEAVRPLLNYLVVRGLLELTGTGSFRLTPRAHEAWAYRGYLSTMIGAYEPVFARLEDLVTGRAVYGRDVSRSHEEMVRGLTVLEDRMMGTVGDAVLGAKARKVLDLGCGSARMITRMCELDPDLRAVGVDRDPGSCAVAEETVAARGLADRVAVVQGDAFDLASLPADVLDGVDSVTVMFLLHEVLRQRGRAGTVGLLRQIADLVGPDGRLIMVEVSGTVDVRHRERQLFVPEYELLHEYTNQRLAARSEWERMVGEAGMEVADVLPVDMCQSFCLVARRPGELR, from the coding sequence ATGACCACGGACGTCCGGTCACCCGACGCGGTGACCGGCGAGGACGACGTGTTCACCCTGGCCAAGGGCTACTACACCGCGCGGGCCCTGGTGGCCCTGTGGCGGCTGGGCCTGTTCGACCGCGCGCACCGGGACGGCGAGCTGGTCCCGGACGCGATCGCGGCCGAGTGGGAGGTCGACGAGGAGGCGGTCCGCCCGCTGCTCAACTACCTCGTCGTGCGCGGCCTGCTGGAGCTGACCGGGACCGGCTCGTTCCGGCTCACCCCCCGCGCGCACGAGGCGTGGGCCTACCGCGGCTACCTGTCCACCATGATCGGCGCCTACGAACCGGTGTTCGCCCGGCTGGAGGACCTGGTCACCGGCCGGGCCGTCTACGGCCGCGACGTCTCGCGGTCCCACGAGGAGATGGTGCGCGGGCTGACCGTGCTGGAGGACCGGATGATGGGCACCGTCGGCGACGCGGTGCTCGGCGCCAAGGCCCGCAAGGTCCTCGACCTGGGCTGCGGCAGCGCCCGCATGATCACCCGCATGTGCGAGCTGGACCCGGACCTGCGGGCCGTCGGCGTCGACCGGGACCCCGGCTCCTGCGCCGTGGCCGAGGAGACCGTGGCCGCCCGCGGCCTGGCCGACCGGGTCGCCGTCGTCCAGGGCGACGCCTTCGACCTGGCGTCGCTGCCCGCCGACGTGCTCGACGGCGTGGACTCGGTGACGGTGATGTTCCTGCTGCACGAGGTGCTGCGCCAGCGGGGCCGCGCGGGCACCGTGGGGCTGCTCCGGCAGATCGCCGACCTGGTCGGCCCGGACGGGCGGCTGATCATGGTCGAGGTGTCGGGCACCGTGGACGTGCGCCACCGGGAGCGGCAGCTGTTCGTCCCGGAGTACGAGCTGCTGCACGAGTACACCAACCAGCGGCTGGCCGCCCGGTCGGAGTGGGAGCGCATGGTCGGCGAGGCGGGCATGGAGGTGGCCGACGTGCTGCCGGTCGACATGTGCCAGTCCTTCTGCCTGGTCGCCCGACGGCCGGGTGAGCTGCGATGA
- a CDS encoding pyridoxal phosphate-dependent aminotransferase, which produces MSCTPPAGSGRTCMGIVDEAGRLDRAGHPVIHLEKGELDLDTPVAVKQAAVDALAADLTRYSHSSGLPELRSAIAEHYARRYGVQVTPDRVVVNAGSSAALLELFLALLDPGDEVVLPDPGYPAYPAFVTAARGVPVRAGSARNGFRHTAELVRPHLTARTRAVLVNFPSNPLGALADRAELRAFAELGPLVVADEVYHGLETGGVHSPSVLEVTDDAIAVGSFSKSYAMTGWRLGWLVLPPRLAAAVTRLHSDLFVGTNTFTQWAAITALTGADDIQRRLRAELDHRREVLLRHLPRLGLVPAHPPDGGFYVFTRQPEGTGTSAAFAAELLDRTHVALTPGSVFGPSGEGNIRFSLSAPAERIAEAVDRIGNFLADRGVLAPAAG; this is translated from the coding sequence ATGAGCTGCACGCCGCCCGCCGGCTCGGGCCGGACCTGCATGGGCATCGTGGACGAGGCGGGGCGGCTCGACCGCGCCGGGCACCCGGTGATCCACCTGGAGAAGGGCGAGCTGGACCTCGACACCCCGGTCGCGGTGAAGCAGGCGGCCGTCGACGCCCTGGCGGCCGACCTGACCCGCTACTCGCACAGCAGCGGGCTGCCCGAGCTGCGCTCGGCGATCGCCGAGCACTACGCCCGGCGCTACGGCGTGCAGGTCACCCCGGACCGCGTCGTGGTCAACGCGGGGTCCTCCGCCGCGCTGCTGGAGCTGTTCCTGGCGCTGCTGGACCCCGGCGACGAGGTCGTGCTGCCCGACCCCGGCTACCCCGCCTACCCGGCGTTCGTCACCGCGGCGCGGGGCGTGCCGGTGCGCGCGGGATCGGCCCGCAACGGCTTCCGGCACACCGCCGAGCTGGTCCGGCCGCACCTGACCGCGCGCACCAGGGCCGTCCTGGTCAACTTCCCGAGCAACCCCCTGGGCGCGCTCGCCGACCGCGCCGAGCTGCGGGCGTTCGCCGAGCTGGGCCCCCTGGTGGTCGCCGACGAGGTCTACCACGGCCTGGAGACCGGCGGGGTGCACTCGCCCTCCGTCCTGGAGGTCACCGACGACGCGATCGCGGTCGGCAGCTTCTCGAAGTCCTACGCCATGACCGGCTGGCGGCTGGGCTGGCTCGTGCTGCCGCCCCGCCTGGCCGCCGCGGTCACCCGGCTGCACTCCGACCTGTTCGTGGGCACCAACACCTTCACCCAGTGGGCCGCGATCACCGCGCTGACCGGCGCCGACGACATCCAGCGGCGGCTGCGCGCGGAGCTGGACCACCGGCGCGAGGTCCTGCTGCGGCACCTGCCGCGCCTCGGGCTGGTACCCGCCCACCCGCCGGACGGCGGCTTCTACGTCTTCACCCGGCAGCCGGAGGGCACGGGCACCTCCGCCGCGTTCGCCGCGGAGCTGCTGGACCGCACGCACGTGGCGCTCACCCCCGGCAGCGTGTTCGGGCCGAGCGGGGAGGGCAACATCCGCTTCTCGCTCAGCGCGCCCGCCGAGCGGATCGCCGAGGCGGTGGACCGGATCGGGAACTTCCTGGCCGACCGGGGCGTGCTGGCCCCGGCGGCGGGGTGA
- the merB gene encoding organomercurial lyase: MSGGMTDAEIAATPPLSRPDPVLDRAMQLLLVGSAPVAVPDLARDLGRDPGEVAAAVRSFEEVGRLRRDGHGAITAAAGLGVVPDDYELRASGRRWWAWCAKTGLGVLAALAAGGSLRGRSPDTGEPLRVDFDGAEPRPTACAVLWPHERLQNSCSSAGELCAAYTLFADADGAAAWAVARSVDAEVVTVAEAVRRALPRYRHSLGPSVRLVTGVAGD, encoded by the coding sequence GTGAGCGGCGGCATGACCGACGCGGAGATCGCCGCGACACCACCGCTGAGCAGGCCGGACCCGGTCCTGGACCGGGCGATGCAGCTGCTGCTCGTCGGGAGCGCGCCGGTAGCGGTCCCCGACCTGGCCCGGGACCTGGGCCGGGACCCGGGTGAGGTGGCCGCCGCGGTCCGCTCGTTCGAGGAGGTGGGCAGGCTGCGCCGCGACGGGCACGGCGCGATCACCGCCGCCGCGGGCCTCGGCGTCGTCCCGGACGACTACGAGCTGCGCGCCTCCGGCCGGCGCTGGTGGGCCTGGTGCGCCAAGACCGGGCTGGGGGTGCTGGCCGCCCTCGCCGCCGGCGGTTCGCTGCGCGGCCGGTCCCCCGACACCGGCGAACCGCTCCGGGTCGACTTCGACGGCGCCGAACCCCGCCCCACGGCGTGCGCGGTGCTCTGGCCGCACGAGCGGCTGCAGAACAGCTGCTCGTCGGCCGGTGAGCTGTGCGCCGCCTACACCCTGTTCGCCGACGCCGACGGCGCCGCCGCGTGGGCGGTCGCGCGCTCCGTGGACGCCGAGGTGGTCACCGTGGCGGAGGCGGTCCGGCGGGCGTTGCCGCGCTACCGGCACAGCCTGGGGCCGTCGGTCCGGCTCGTCACGGGGGTGGCCGGGGACTGA
- a CDS encoding LysE family translocator yields MLEALLAFFAVATVVIVTPGPDSFLVLRNTVGGGYAGGVATAAGVATGLVLWGAAAGVGLSALVAASRIGHNALHVGGAAYLVWLGVSSLRSSGGPLVDQAPRPAADVPRGRMYALGLLSNLLNPKIGVFFVAFLPGFVPAGEAVGPFSAALGLAFAVETGLWLVALSWMAVRGVHWLRRPPVRRVLDRVTGVLFIGFGVRLITDLR; encoded by the coding sequence GTGCTTGAGGCGCTGCTGGCCTTCTTCGCGGTGGCCACGGTGGTGATCGTGACGCCCGGGCCGGACAGCTTCCTCGTGCTGCGCAACACCGTCGGCGGCGGGTACGCCGGCGGGGTGGCCACGGCCGCGGGCGTCGCGACCGGGCTGGTGCTGTGGGGCGCCGCGGCCGGGGTCGGGCTGTCGGCGCTGGTGGCGGCGAGCCGGATCGGCCACAACGCCCTCCACGTCGGCGGCGCGGCCTACCTGGTGTGGCTCGGGGTGAGCAGCCTGCGGAGCAGCGGCGGGCCGCTGGTCGACCAGGCGCCCCGGCCGGCCGCGGACGTCCCGCGGGGCCGCATGTACGCGCTGGGGCTGCTGTCCAACCTCCTCAACCCGAAGATCGGCGTCTTCTTCGTCGCCTTCCTGCCCGGGTTCGTGCCGGCCGGGGAGGCGGTGGGGCCGTTCTCCGCGGCGCTGGGGCTGGCGTTCGCGGTCGAGACGGGGCTGTGGCTGGTCGCGCTGTCGTGGATGGCGGTGCGGGGCGTCCACTGGCTGCGGCGGCCCCCGGTCCGCCGGGTGCTCGACCGGGTCACCGGGGTGCTGTTCATCGGCTTCGGGGTCCGGCTGATCACCGACCTGCGCTGA
- a CDS encoding NAD(P)/FAD-dependent oxidoreductase: MRTSREVTVIGGGVVGYTCAHRLARAGHEVTVITADPPGRTTSAVAAAVWFPYEAGPADAVLRWGAESLRAFTALAADPRTGVSLRRGLVLHRTPEPDLWWTAAVPAAETVVDGLPAGVVSATRCTLPVIDMGRYLGWLVAEAGVRTVVGEVRDLAEVPGPVVVAAGLRSGGLVGDDGLVPVRGQVVRVANPGLTDWLIDDDNPAGLTYVVPRASDVVCGGTAERGERSVEPSPAVEGAILDRVRALVPALRGAPVLSRAVGLRPARPVVRLDRVVEGGRAVVSCYGHGGAGVTLSWGCAADVVALLEV, from the coding sequence ATGAGGACTTCGCGCGAGGTCACCGTCATCGGCGGCGGGGTGGTCGGGTACACGTGCGCGCACCGGTTGGCGCGGGCCGGGCACGAGGTCACCGTGATCACCGCCGACCCGCCCGGGCGCACCACGTCCGCGGTCGCGGCGGCGGTGTGGTTCCCCTACGAGGCGGGCCCGGCCGACGCGGTGCTGCGGTGGGGCGCGGAGTCGTTGCGCGCCTTCACCGCCCTGGCCGCCGACCCGCGCACCGGGGTGTCGCTGCGCCGGGGGCTGGTGCTGCACCGCACGCCCGAGCCGGACCTGTGGTGGACCGCCGCGGTGCCGGCCGCGGAGACCGTGGTCGACGGCCTGCCCGCCGGCGTGGTGAGCGCGACCCGCTGCACGCTGCCGGTGATCGACATGGGCCGCTACCTGGGGTGGCTGGTGGCCGAGGCGGGCGTGCGCACGGTCGTGGGCGAGGTGCGGGACCTGGCCGAGGTGCCGGGCCCGGTGGTGGTGGCGGCCGGGCTGCGGTCGGGCGGGCTGGTCGGCGACGACGGGCTGGTGCCGGTGCGCGGCCAGGTCGTGCGGGTGGCCAACCCCGGCCTGACCGACTGGCTGATCGACGACGACAACCCGGCCGGGCTGACCTACGTGGTGCCGCGCGCGTCGGACGTGGTGTGCGGCGGGACGGCCGAGCGCGGCGAGCGGTCGGTGGAGCCCTCCCCCGCCGTGGAGGGTGCGATCCTGGACCGGGTGCGCGCGCTGGTGCCCGCGCTCCGGGGCGCGCCGGTGCTCAGCCGGGCGGTGGGGCTGCGGCCCGCCCGGCCGGTGGTGCGGCTGGACCGGGTGGTCGAGGGCGGGCGCGCGGTCGTGTCCTGCTACGGCCACGGCGGCGCGGGGGTCACGCTGTCCTGGGGGTGCGCCGCCGACGTGGTGGCGCTGCTGGAGGTCTAG
- a CDS encoding serine/threonine-protein kinase encodes MHGAAGGRLLADRYRLDGVLGTGGMARVHRAWDVRMRRPVAVKLFTATDEVGARRFAREARTLAALTHPALVPVYDLGRAGATSFVVMRLLDGGTLRDLVADGPLPPDRVRAAGARLADALAHVHGHGVVHRDVKPANVLLDHDGAAHLADFGLARSADGTRFTRGDEVVGTAPYLAPEQLRGEDVGPPADVYALGLVLLECLTGRREYTGEAAAEARLQRPPHVPRDLPADLVRLLTLMTSLSARRRPGAAECARALGDR; translated from the coding sequence GTGCACGGCGCTGCTGGTGGACGGCTGTTGGCGGACCGGTACCGGCTGGACGGCGTGCTCGGCACGGGCGGCATGGCCCGCGTGCACCGCGCCTGGGACGTGCGGATGCGCCGCCCGGTGGCGGTGAAGCTGTTCACCGCCACCGACGAGGTCGGTGCCCGGCGCTTCGCCCGCGAGGCCCGCACCCTCGCCGCGCTGACCCACCCCGCGCTCGTGCCCGTCTACGACCTGGGCCGGGCGGGCGCGACCTCGTTCGTGGTGATGCGGCTGCTCGACGGCGGCACCCTGCGCGACCTGGTGGCCGACGGGCCGCTGCCGCCCGACCGGGTGCGGGCCGCGGGCGCCAGGCTGGCCGACGCGCTGGCCCACGTCCACGGGCACGGCGTGGTGCACCGCGACGTCAAGCCCGCCAACGTCCTGCTCGACCACGACGGCGCCGCCCACCTGGCCGACTTCGGCCTGGCCCGCTCCGCCGACGGCACCCGCTTCACGCGCGGGGACGAGGTCGTCGGCACCGCCCCCTACCTGGCGCCCGAGCAGCTGCGCGGCGAGGACGTCGGCCCGCCCGCCGACGTCTACGCGCTCGGCCTGGTGCTGCTGGAGTGCCTGACCGGGCGCCGCGAGTACACCGGCGAGGCGGCCGCGGAGGCCCGGTTGCAGCGCCCGCCGCACGTGCCGCGCGACCTGCCCGCCGACCTGGTGCGGCTGCTCACCCTGATGACGTCGCTGTCCGCCCGCCGCAGACCCGGGGCCGCCGAGTGCGCCCGCGCGCTGGGCGACCGCTAG
- a CDS encoding LamG-like jellyroll fold domain-containing protein, whose protein sequence is MRPAHRLLTLLLSLFLLPAIALPAGAEPDRPGRPDPAPPVHGLKGEYFRMSAPGARDFAEPGGTSLDPDINFTDLTSTFAALTGRTEHTTARWTGRLTAPATGDYTFHAIGDNGFRLFLDGTPVIDHWVGDWDVEQHSAPIHLEAGREHDFRLELFQDVGGANMYLRWSTPTAAKRLVPETAFLPPADFPVYPVRPTTTKDRLELDFDRAVNNIGSLTAHLRVDVDTVPFPLGKATLARGDRTKVVVELAAPVQEGQRVRVTYDGAAGLTAGGEAVPEIVRTATNTSTHRLTTPWGDDLDTDHPLPEYPRPQQVREDWVNLNGPWEFAAATAGQQPEFGRALPERIIVPFPVESQLSGLERHEDHMFYRRQFTVPGNWRIGRGERLKLNFGAVDHSARVWVDGTQVAEHTGGYTSFTADITDALRGRGRHELVVAVTDTTGDNQPIGKQSRNPGGIVYTQSSGIWQTVWLEPVPDKAIDDVKTTPDITAGTLAVRVSSTTASAAATVRVTARDHRGRQVGAVTGRPNTDLTLPVPGPHLWTPEDPYLYDLDVSLVEGSSRDSVKSYFGMRSVDVQDVGGFPKLVLNGKPVFSLAMLDQGFWPDGLNTAPSDEALLFDLKAQKDLGFNAVRKHIKVEPARWYYHADRLGLLVWQDFVNVNVTDQTGQEAFLTEGRRAMEQVHDSPAVIGWVVFNEGWGEWDREATGRIAESVRAADPSRVVNAHSGVNCCASKGDSGKGDVIDHHDYVNNDAPWPDATRAAMDGEHGGFTLRTPGHQWPGAPAVIYSGVADKAALTAKYVSNTETFYLEGAGAELSGSVYTQVTDVETELNGFWTYDRREIKVDPAPVREVNRKVLAAGAAAGQRTYPGRGTWSLDGSGEDASGGGSPVTPAGDAAYAPGVRGQALRFDGDGDSAGTAGPVLDTRGSYTVSAWVSLDSLPGNYATAVSQDGRRTENPFYLQYGHGAFAFSVPGGRRATAPATPEAGRWYHLVGVRDEAAGEVRLYVDGRRAATIPAGPDEVSTGPLTIGRAKYAGRPTDYWHGAVDEVRAYGRALGDDEVARLHAER, encoded by the coding sequence ATGCGCCCTGCCCACCGCCTCCTCACCCTCCTGCTGAGCCTGTTCCTCCTCCCCGCCATCGCCCTGCCCGCCGGAGCCGAACCCGACCGCCCCGGCAGACCGGACCCCGCGCCACCGGTGCACGGCCTGAAGGGCGAGTACTTCCGCATGTCCGCCCCCGGCGCGCGCGACTTCGCCGAACCGGGCGGCACCAGCCTCGACCCCGACATCAACTTCACCGACCTGACCAGCACCTTCGCCGCCCTGACCGGCCGCACCGAGCACACCACCGCCCGCTGGACCGGCCGCCTCACCGCCCCGGCCACCGGCGACTACACCTTCCACGCCATCGGCGACAACGGCTTCCGGCTCTTCCTCGACGGCACCCCGGTGATCGACCACTGGGTCGGCGACTGGGACGTCGAGCAGCACAGCGCCCCCATCCACCTGGAAGCGGGCCGGGAGCACGACTTCCGCCTGGAGCTGTTCCAGGACGTCGGCGGCGCGAACATGTACCTGCGCTGGTCGACCCCGACCGCGGCGAAGCGGCTCGTGCCCGAGACGGCCTTCCTCCCGCCCGCGGACTTCCCGGTCTACCCGGTCCGGCCGACCACCACCAAGGACCGCCTCGAACTGGACTTCGACCGAGCCGTCAACAACATCGGCTCGCTCACCGCGCACCTCAGGGTCGACGTCGACACCGTCCCGTTCCCCCTCGGCAAGGCCACCCTCGCCCGCGGCGACCGGACGAAGGTCGTGGTCGAGCTGGCCGCACCGGTCCAGGAGGGCCAGCGCGTCCGCGTCACCTACGACGGCGCGGCCGGGCTGACCGCGGGCGGCGAGGCGGTGCCGGAGATCGTCCGCACCGCGACCAACACCTCCACCCACCGGCTCACCACCCCGTGGGGCGACGACCTCGACACCGACCACCCGCTGCCCGAGTATCCCCGGCCGCAGCAGGTGCGCGAGGACTGGGTCAACCTCAACGGCCCCTGGGAGTTCGCCGCCGCCACCGCCGGGCAGCAGCCCGAGTTCGGCCGGGCGCTCCCCGAGCGGATCATCGTGCCGTTCCCGGTGGAGTCCCAGCTCTCCGGGCTGGAGCGCCACGAGGACCACATGTTCTACCGCAGGCAGTTCACCGTGCCGGGGAACTGGCGGATCGGGCGCGGCGAGCGGTTGAAGCTCAACTTCGGCGCGGTCGACCACTCCGCGCGGGTGTGGGTGGACGGCACGCAGGTCGCCGAGCACACCGGCGGCTACACCTCCTTCACCGCCGACATCACCGACGCGCTGCGCGGCCGCGGCCGCCACGAGCTGGTCGTGGCGGTCACCGACACCACCGGCGACAACCAGCCGATCGGCAAGCAGTCGCGCAACCCCGGCGGCATCGTCTACACCCAGTCCTCCGGCATCTGGCAGACCGTGTGGCTGGAACCGGTGCCCGACAAGGCGATCGACGACGTGAAGACCACCCCGGACATCACCGCGGGCACGCTCGCCGTCCGCGTGTCGTCCACCACCGCCTCGGCCGCCGCCACCGTCAGGGTCACCGCCCGCGACCACCGCGGCAGGCAGGTCGGCGCGGTCACCGGCCGCCCCAACACCGACCTGACGCTGCCGGTGCCCGGCCCGCACCTGTGGACCCCGGAGGACCCCTACCTCTACGACCTGGACGTCAGCCTCGTCGAGGGCTCCAGCCGGGACTCGGTGAAGAGCTACTTCGGCATGCGCTCGGTCGACGTCCAGGACGTCGGCGGGTTCCCCAAGCTCGTGCTCAACGGCAAGCCGGTGTTCTCGCTGGCCATGCTGGACCAGGGCTTCTGGCCCGACGGCCTGAACACCGCGCCCAGCGACGAGGCCCTGCTGTTCGACCTCAAGGCGCAGAAGGACCTCGGGTTCAACGCGGTCCGCAAGCACATCAAGGTCGAACCGGCCCGCTGGTACTACCACGCCGACAGGCTCGGCCTCCTGGTGTGGCAGGACTTCGTCAACGTCAACGTCACCGACCAGACCGGCCAGGAGGCGTTCCTCACCGAGGGGCGCCGCGCCATGGAGCAGGTGCACGACTCGCCCGCGGTCATCGGCTGGGTCGTGTTCAACGAGGGCTGGGGCGAGTGGGACCGCGAGGCCACCGGCCGCATCGCCGAGTCGGTCCGGGCCGCCGACCCGTCCCGGGTGGTCAACGCGCACAGCGGGGTGAACTGCTGCGCGTCCAAGGGCGACTCCGGCAAGGGCGACGTGATCGACCACCACGACTACGTCAACAACGACGCGCCGTGGCCGGACGCCACCCGGGCGGCCATGGACGGCGAGCACGGCGGGTTCACCCTGCGCACCCCCGGCCACCAGTGGCCCGGCGCGCCGGCCGTGATCTACAGCGGGGTGGCGGACAAGGCGGCGCTGACCGCCAAGTACGTGTCCAACACCGAGACCTTCTACCTGGAGGGCGCGGGCGCCGAGCTGTCCGGTTCGGTCTACACCCAGGTCACCGACGTGGAGACCGAGCTGAACGGCTTCTGGACCTACGACCGGCGCGAGATCAAGGTCGACCCCGCCCCGGTGCGCGAGGTCAACCGGAAGGTGCTCGCCGCGGGCGCGGCCGCCGGGCAGCGGACCTACCCGGGCCGCGGCACGTGGTCGCTCGACGGCAGCGGCGAGGACGCCAGCGGCGGCGGCAGCCCGGTCACCCCGGCCGGGGACGCGGCCTACGCGCCCGGCGTGCGCGGGCAGGCGCTGCGGTTCGACGGCGACGGCGACTCCGCCGGGACCGCCGGGCCGGTGCTGGACACGCGCGGCAGCTACACCGTGTCGGCGTGGGTGAGCCTGGACTCGCTGCCGGGCAACTACGCCACCGCCGTCAGCCAGGACGGCAGGCGCACGGAGAACCCGTTCTACCTCCAGTACGGCCACGGCGCCTTCGCGTTCAGCGTGCCGGGCGGCCGGCGGGCCACGGCACCGGCGACCCCGGAGGCGGGCCGCTGGTACCACCTGGTCGGCGTGCGCGACGAGGCGGCGGGCGAGGTGCGCCTGTACGTCGACGGGCGGCGGGCGGCGACCATCCCGGCGGGCCCGGACGAGGTGAGCACCGGTCCGCTGACCATCGGCCGGGCGAAGTACGCCGGTCGGCCCACCGACTACTGGCACGGGGCGGTGGACGAGGTCCGCGCCTACGGCCGGGCCCTCGGTGACGACGAGGTCGCCCGGCTGCACGCCGAGCGGTGA
- a CDS encoding GNAT family N-acetyltransferase yields the protein MPHVERADFTDPRLKEFLQAHLDDMAPTAPAESRHALDLAGLQDPSVRLWVVRDGGEIIGTGALAALEPGHEELKSMRTAPARRGQGIARLLLDHLIRDAGGAGCRAHLPGNRQHGLLRGGPRPLRQGGFHAVPAVRCLRGRPQQHLHDAHRLSRRGATATTISASPLVCAPAATTSGT from the coding sequence ATGCCGCACGTGGAACGCGCTGACTTCACCGACCCCCGGCTCAAGGAGTTCCTGCAAGCCCACCTGGACGACATGGCCCCCACCGCGCCCGCCGAGAGCCGGCACGCCCTGGACCTGGCCGGCCTCCAGGACCCCTCCGTCCGGCTGTGGGTCGTCCGGGACGGCGGGGAGATCATCGGCACCGGCGCCCTGGCGGCGCTGGAACCGGGGCACGAGGAGCTGAAGAGCATGCGCACCGCCCCGGCGCGCCGGGGGCAGGGCATCGCCCGGCTGCTGCTCGACCACCTGATCCGGGACGCGGGGGGAGCGGGGTGTCGGGCGCATCTCCCTGGAAACCGGCAGCATGGACTTCTTCGCGGCGGCCCGCGCCCTTTACGCCAAGGCGGGTTTCACGCCGTGCCCGCCGTTCGGTGCCTACGTGGACGACCCCAACAGCACCTTCATGACGCGCACCGTCTGAGTCGGCGCGGGGCAACGGCGACCACGATCAGCGCTTCTCCGCTGGTCTGCGCTCCGGCTGCCACCACTTCGGGCACCTGA